From Paenibacillus sp. PK3_47, the proteins below share one genomic window:
- a CDS encoding GNAT family N-acetyltransferase yields the protein MEIRKLGADEHPPMDLLISADPSPEKIKDYLHRGACYVAVSGGETAGVYVLLPTRPDTVELVNVAVGEKYQGKGLGKQIVGDAIHTGRQA from the coding sequence ATGGAGATTAGAAAACTGGGAGCAGACGAACATCCGCCAATGGATTTGTTGATTAGCGCAGATCCTTCACCGGAGAAGATCAAAGATTATTTGCATAGAGGCGCTTGTTACGTGGCGGTCAGCGGCGGGGAAACGGCCGGGGTATATGTGCTGCTGCCCACAAGACCGGATACGGTTGAACTCGTTAATGTTGCGGTGGGTGAGAAGTATCAGGGGAAGGGGCTGGGCAAGCAGATTGTTGGTGACGCTATCCATACTGGCAGGCAAGCCTAA
- a CDS encoding YjcZ family sporulation protein, with product MGADCGYGGKVGGAYCGPVGPWTSTGAILVLYILLVIILSACLF from the coding sequence ATGGGTGCAGATTGCGGATACGGAGGTAAAGTCGGCGGTGCTTATTGCGGACCTGTAGGTCCATGGACTTCTACAGGTGCAATTCTGGTTCTTTATATCCTGCTGGTCATTATTCTGAGTGCCTGTTTATTCTAG
- a CDS encoding alpha/beta fold hydrolase translates to MKKGITLFLAGSMLLSVAGGWGAPVAHGAESKVKVIVNNAALKYPDDNTSYLDGSVVMVPARAAGETLGFEVRYIKQEDSLKLAGDGVQYTFKLKTGEVIINGSDKLALKGSAALKNNRVYVPLAWLEVLGLSTTYDAAAAQATVMQPQQIAENVLQLLSSGQFDVLKQQYFDDNLIKVLPVSALQQGWESVTSPLGSYVKLESAIATTEKNEMVIVSDALFSQGKLTVTMTVGSGGKLSGLSIAPPVIDAPSVDVPVNVTEEDLVIGEGTAHPLRAKLTMPRNAAQPLPAVVLVHGSGSTDLDETVLGNKPFRDIAYGLAEQGIAVLRYDKRTYAYPKEQVLTVKEETVDDAVAASNLLKQDKRIDASRVFVAGHSLGGMLAPRIDAAGGNFAGLILLAGSPRALWEVVYDQNMDILNGLADSDPLKAPNAALVAAELDKAKRLASMTDDEAQKAPSVFGMPAYYLREMDQHNTAELARGLQKPVLVLQGGDDFQVYPDKDFPLWKEVLKNNSAADFKLYPGLSHLFVDYDGPGAGTTAEYNVPGRVDSGVIADMGDWIKGLDE, encoded by the coding sequence ATGAAAAAAGGTATAACACTCTTCCTTGCAGGAAGTATGCTGCTGAGCGTTGCAGGGGGATGGGGAGCACCAGTGGCCCACGGGGCAGAATCGAAGGTAAAGGTAATCGTCAACAATGCAGCGCTGAAGTATCCGGATGACAACACTTCTTATCTTGACGGATCTGTAGTAATGGTTCCTGCCCGCGCAGCAGGCGAGACGCTCGGCTTCGAGGTGAGGTACATAAAGCAGGAAGACAGCCTGAAGCTGGCTGGAGACGGGGTGCAATATACCTTTAAGCTTAAAACAGGTGAAGTAATTATAAATGGCTCGGACAAGCTGGCATTAAAGGGCAGCGCAGCACTAAAAAATAATCGTGTCTATGTGCCGCTGGCCTGGCTTGAGGTTCTCGGTCTGAGCACTACGTATGACGCAGCAGCAGCCCAGGCTACTGTAATGCAGCCGCAGCAAATCGCGGAGAACGTCCTGCAGCTGTTAAGCTCCGGACAATTTGATGTACTGAAGCAGCAATATTTTGATGACAATCTGATCAAGGTTCTACCGGTATCCGCGCTCCAGCAGGGATGGGAAAGTGTGACGTCACCTCTTGGCAGCTATGTGAAGCTGGAATCAGCGATTGCCACCACAGAGAAAAATGAAATGGTTATTGTGAGTGATGCCTTATTTTCACAAGGGAAATTAACTGTAACGATGACTGTAGGCAGCGGCGGCAAATTGAGCGGACTAAGCATTGCACCTCCTGTTATCGATGCACCAAGTGTTGATGTCCCGGTAAATGTTACGGAAGAAGATCTTGTCATTGGGGAGGGGACGGCCCATCCTTTGCGGGCGAAGCTGACCATGCCGAGAAATGCGGCTCAGCCGCTCCCGGCAGTCGTACTGGTGCATGGTTCGGGCTCAACGGATCTGGATGAAACGGTTCTGGGCAACAAGCCTTTCCGCGATATTGCCTACGGGCTTGCCGAGCAGGGCATTGCGGTGCTCCGCTATGATAAAAGGACTTACGCCTATCCTAAGGAGCAGGTGCTCACAGTGAAAGAAGAAACGGTAGACGACGCCGTTGCCGCTTCCAATTTGCTGAAGCAGGATAAGCGGATTGACGCTTCCCGGGTATTCGTTGCCGGGCATAGTCTGGGCGGAATGCTGGCCCCGAGAATTGATGCGGCAGGCGGAAATTTTGCCGGGTTGATACTGCTCGCCGGTTCACCCAGAGCGCTGTGGGAGGTCGTGTATGATCAGAATATGGATATTCTGAACGGGCTGGCTGACAGCGATCCGCTAAAAGCGCCAAATGCGGCGTTAGTTGCTGCTGAACTCGATAAAGCCAAACGCCTGGCCTCCATGACTGATGACGAAGCTCAAAAAGCGCCTTCTGTCTTTGGAATGCCGGCTTATTATTTACGAGAGATGGATCAGCATAATACCGCCGAACTAGCCCGGGGATTACAGAAGCCTGTGCTTGTGCTGCAGGGCGGAGATGATTTCCAGGTCTATCCGGACAAGGATTTTCCGCTCTGGAAAGAGGTGCTGAAGAACAACAGTGCCGCTGACTTCAAGCTGTATCCCGGATTAAGCCACCTTTTTGTGGACTATGATGGACCTGGAGCCGGGACTACTGCTGAATATAATGTACCGGGCAGAGTGGACTCCGGAGTGATTGCAGATATGGGAGATTGGATTAAGGGTCTGGATGAATAA